The following coding sequences lie in one Calypte anna isolate BGI_N300 chromosome 7, bCalAnn1_v1.p, whole genome shotgun sequence genomic window:
- the ACVR1C gene encoding activin receptor type-1C isoform X1, with product MGRAGGSALRAALAVLAAAGTFSPFPGLKCVCQLCEHSNFTCQTEGACWASVMLTNGREEVIKSCVSLPELNAQVFCHSSKNITKTECCYTDFCNNITLHLPVASEPPGRASLGPVVLLVTVAVPVCVLSLVAVLVACTCRGGHCAHRRAKPPNVEEPLSESNLVSSGKTLKDLIYDMTTSGSGSGLPLLVQRTIARTIVLQEIVGKGRFGEVWRGKWCGEDVAVKIFSSRDERSWFREAEIYQTVMLRHENILGFIAADNKDNGTWTQLWLVSEYHEQGSLFDYLNRGTVTVQGMVRLALSVASGLAHLHMEIVGTQGKPAIAHRDLKSKNILVKRNESCAIADLGLAVKHDSVLNTIDIPQNPRVGTRRYMAPEILDDVMNTSIFESFKRADIYSLGLVYWEIARRCSVGGITEEYQLPYYDVVPSDPSIEDMRRVVCEQKLRPNIPNQWQSCEALRAMGRVMRECWHGSGAARLTALRVKKTISQLCLQTHGKA from the exons CTGGaaccttctctccttttccaggtCTGAAGTGTGTGTGCCAGCTGTGTGAGCACAGCAACTTCACCTGCCAGACAGAGGGGGCCTGCTGGGCATCTGTGATGCTGACCAACGGGAGGGAGGAGGTCATCAAGTCCTGTGTCTCCCTCCCCGAGCTGAACGCTCAGGTCTTCTGCCACAGCTCCAAGAACATCACCAAGACTGAGTGCTGCTACACTGACTTCTGCAACAACATCACCCTCCACCTGCCCGTTG CCTCGGAGCCCCCTGGCAGAGCCAGCCTGGGGCCGGTGGTGCTGCTGGTGACAGTGGCAGTGCCAGTCTGTGTCCTCTCACTGGTGGCCGTGCTGGTGGCCTGCACCTGCCGGGGGGGGCACTGTGCCCACCGCCGGGCCAAGCCCCCCAACGTGGAGGAGCCCCTCTCTGAGAGCAACCTGGTCAGCTCTGGGAAGACCCTGAAGGATCTCATCTACGACATGACGACCTCCGGCTCCGGCTCTG GTTTACCTCTGCTCGTGCAAAGGACCATCGCCAGGACCATTGTCCTGCAGGAAATCGTAGGGAAAGGCCGGTTTGGTGAAGTCTGGCGTGGAAAGTGGTGTGGGGAGGATGTAGCTGTGAAAATCTTCTCCTCCAGAGACGAACGGTCCTGGTTCCGGGAGGCTGAGATTTACCAGACTGTGATGCTGAGGCACGAGAACATCCTGGGCTTTATTGCTGCTGACAACAAGG ATAATGGGACGTGGACTCAGCTCTGGCTTGTCTCTGAGTACCACGAGCAGGGCTCCCTGTTTGACTACCTGAACAGAGGGACGGTGACAGTGCAGGGCATGGTCAGGCTGGCACTGTCAGTGGCCAGTGGCCTGGCCCACCTCCACATGGAGATCGTCGGCACACAAG GCAAGCCTGCCATTGCCCACCGAGACCTGAAATCCAAGAACATCCTGGTGAAGAGGAATGAGAGCTGTGCCATCGCTGACCTGGGACTGGCGGTGAAGCACGACTCAGTGCTGAACACCATTGACATCCCCCAGAACCCCAGGGTGGGGACACGGAG GTACATGGCTCCTGAGATCCTGGATGACGTGATGAACACCAGCATCTTTGAGTCCTTCAAGCGTGCAGACATCTACTCTCTGGGGCTGGTGTACTGGGAGATCGCCCGGAGATGCTCAGTTGGAG GAATCACAGAGGAATACCAGCTGCCTTACTACGACGTGGTACCTTCCGATCCCTCGATAGAAGACATGAGAAGGGTGGTTTGTGAGCAGAAGCTCAGGCCAAATATTCCAAACCAGTGGCAAAGCTGTGAG GCGCTGCGGGCCATGGGCCGGGTGATGCGGGAGTGCTGGCACGGCAGCGGGGCCGCCCGCCTCACCGCCCTGCGCGTCAAGAAAAccatctcccagctctgcctgcagaccCACGGCAAGGCCTGA
- the ACVR1C gene encoding activin receptor type-1C isoform X3 — translation MGRAGGSALRAALAVLAAAGTFSPFPGLKCVCQLCEHSNFTCQTEGACWASVMLTNGREEVIKSCVSLPELNAQVFCHSSKNITKTECCYTDFCNNITLHLPVGLPLLVQRTIARTIVLQEIVGKGRFGEVWRGKWCGEDVAVKIFSSRDERSWFREAEIYQTVMLRHENILGFIAADNKDNGTWTQLWLVSEYHEQGSLFDYLNRGTVTVQGMVRLALSVASGLAHLHMEIVGTQGKPAIAHRDLKSKNILVKRNESCAIADLGLAVKHDSVLNTIDIPQNPRVGTRRYMAPEILDDVMNTSIFESFKRADIYSLGLVYWEIARRCSVGGITEEYQLPYYDVVPSDPSIEDMRRVVCEQKLRPNIPNQWQSCEALRAMGRVMRECWHGSGAARLTALRVKKTISQLCLQTHGKA, via the exons CTGGaaccttctctccttttccaggtCTGAAGTGTGTGTGCCAGCTGTGTGAGCACAGCAACTTCACCTGCCAGACAGAGGGGGCCTGCTGGGCATCTGTGATGCTGACCAACGGGAGGGAGGAGGTCATCAAGTCCTGTGTCTCCCTCCCCGAGCTGAACGCTCAGGTCTTCTGCCACAGCTCCAAGAACATCACCAAGACTGAGTGCTGCTACACTGACTTCTGCAACAACATCACCCTCCACCTGCCCGTTG GTTTACCTCTGCTCGTGCAAAGGACCATCGCCAGGACCATTGTCCTGCAGGAAATCGTAGGGAAAGGCCGGTTTGGTGAAGTCTGGCGTGGAAAGTGGTGTGGGGAGGATGTAGCTGTGAAAATCTTCTCCTCCAGAGACGAACGGTCCTGGTTCCGGGAGGCTGAGATTTACCAGACTGTGATGCTGAGGCACGAGAACATCCTGGGCTTTATTGCTGCTGACAACAAGG ATAATGGGACGTGGACTCAGCTCTGGCTTGTCTCTGAGTACCACGAGCAGGGCTCCCTGTTTGACTACCTGAACAGAGGGACGGTGACAGTGCAGGGCATGGTCAGGCTGGCACTGTCAGTGGCCAGTGGCCTGGCCCACCTCCACATGGAGATCGTCGGCACACAAG GCAAGCCTGCCATTGCCCACCGAGACCTGAAATCCAAGAACATCCTGGTGAAGAGGAATGAGAGCTGTGCCATCGCTGACCTGGGACTGGCGGTGAAGCACGACTCAGTGCTGAACACCATTGACATCCCCCAGAACCCCAGGGTGGGGACACGGAG GTACATGGCTCCTGAGATCCTGGATGACGTGATGAACACCAGCATCTTTGAGTCCTTCAAGCGTGCAGACATCTACTCTCTGGGGCTGGTGTACTGGGAGATCGCCCGGAGATGCTCAGTTGGAG GAATCACAGAGGAATACCAGCTGCCTTACTACGACGTGGTACCTTCCGATCCCTCGATAGAAGACATGAGAAGGGTGGTTTGTGAGCAGAAGCTCAGGCCAAATATTCCAAACCAGTGGCAAAGCTGTGAG GCGCTGCGGGCCATGGGCCGGGTGATGCGGGAGTGCTGGCACGGCAGCGGGGCCGCCCGCCTCACCGCCCTGCGCGTCAAGAAAAccatctcccagctctgcctgcagaccCACGGCAAGGCCTGA
- the ACVR1C gene encoding activin receptor type-1C isoform X4, whose product MGRAGGSALRAALAVLAAAGTFSPFPGLKCVCQLCEHSNFTCQTEGACWASVMLTNGREEVIKSCVSLPELNAQVFCHSSKNITKTECCYTDFCNNITLHLPVDNGTWTQLWLVSEYHEQGSLFDYLNRGTVTVQGMVRLALSVASGLAHLHMEIVGTQGKPAIAHRDLKSKNILVKRNESCAIADLGLAVKHDSVLNTIDIPQNPRVGTRRYMAPEILDDVMNTSIFESFKRADIYSLGLVYWEIARRCSVGGITEEYQLPYYDVVPSDPSIEDMRRVVCEQKLRPNIPNQWQSCEALRAMGRVMRECWHGSGAARLTALRVKKTISQLCLQTHGKA is encoded by the exons CTGGaaccttctctccttttccaggtCTGAAGTGTGTGTGCCAGCTGTGTGAGCACAGCAACTTCACCTGCCAGACAGAGGGGGCCTGCTGGGCATCTGTGATGCTGACCAACGGGAGGGAGGAGGTCATCAAGTCCTGTGTCTCCCTCCCCGAGCTGAACGCTCAGGTCTTCTGCCACAGCTCCAAGAACATCACCAAGACTGAGTGCTGCTACACTGACTTCTGCAACAACATCACCCTCCACCTGCCCGTTG ATAATGGGACGTGGACTCAGCTCTGGCTTGTCTCTGAGTACCACGAGCAGGGCTCCCTGTTTGACTACCTGAACAGAGGGACGGTGACAGTGCAGGGCATGGTCAGGCTGGCACTGTCAGTGGCCAGTGGCCTGGCCCACCTCCACATGGAGATCGTCGGCACACAAG GCAAGCCTGCCATTGCCCACCGAGACCTGAAATCCAAGAACATCCTGGTGAAGAGGAATGAGAGCTGTGCCATCGCTGACCTGGGACTGGCGGTGAAGCACGACTCAGTGCTGAACACCATTGACATCCCCCAGAACCCCAGGGTGGGGACACGGAG GTACATGGCTCCTGAGATCCTGGATGACGTGATGAACACCAGCATCTTTGAGTCCTTCAAGCGTGCAGACATCTACTCTCTGGGGCTGGTGTACTGGGAGATCGCCCGGAGATGCTCAGTTGGAG GAATCACAGAGGAATACCAGCTGCCTTACTACGACGTGGTACCTTCCGATCCCTCGATAGAAGACATGAGAAGGGTGGTTTGTGAGCAGAAGCTCAGGCCAAATATTCCAAACCAGTGGCAAAGCTGTGAG GCGCTGCGGGCCATGGGCCGGGTGATGCGGGAGTGCTGGCACGGCAGCGGGGCCGCCCGCCTCACCGCCCTGCGCGTCAAGAAAAccatctcccagctctgcctgcagaccCACGGCAAGGCCTGA
- the ACVR1C gene encoding activin receptor type-1C isoform X2 translates to MGRAGGSALRAALAVLAAGGLCAGLKCVCQLCEHSNFTCQTEGACWASVMLTNGREEVIKSCVSLPELNAQVFCHSSKNITKTECCYTDFCNNITLHLPVASEPPGRASLGPVVLLVTVAVPVCVLSLVAVLVACTCRGGHCAHRRAKPPNVEEPLSESNLVSSGKTLKDLIYDMTTSGSGSGLPLLVQRTIARTIVLQEIVGKGRFGEVWRGKWCGEDVAVKIFSSRDERSWFREAEIYQTVMLRHENILGFIAADNKDNGTWTQLWLVSEYHEQGSLFDYLNRGTVTVQGMVRLALSVASGLAHLHMEIVGTQGKPAIAHRDLKSKNILVKRNESCAIADLGLAVKHDSVLNTIDIPQNPRVGTRRYMAPEILDDVMNTSIFESFKRADIYSLGLVYWEIARRCSVGGITEEYQLPYYDVVPSDPSIEDMRRVVCEQKLRPNIPNQWQSCEALRAMGRVMRECWHGSGAARLTALRVKKTISQLCLQTHGKA, encoded by the exons gtCTGAAGTGTGTGTGCCAGCTGTGTGAGCACAGCAACTTCACCTGCCAGACAGAGGGGGCCTGCTGGGCATCTGTGATGCTGACCAACGGGAGGGAGGAGGTCATCAAGTCCTGTGTCTCCCTCCCCGAGCTGAACGCTCAGGTCTTCTGCCACAGCTCCAAGAACATCACCAAGACTGAGTGCTGCTACACTGACTTCTGCAACAACATCACCCTCCACCTGCCCGTTG CCTCGGAGCCCCCTGGCAGAGCCAGCCTGGGGCCGGTGGTGCTGCTGGTGACAGTGGCAGTGCCAGTCTGTGTCCTCTCACTGGTGGCCGTGCTGGTGGCCTGCACCTGCCGGGGGGGGCACTGTGCCCACCGCCGGGCCAAGCCCCCCAACGTGGAGGAGCCCCTCTCTGAGAGCAACCTGGTCAGCTCTGGGAAGACCCTGAAGGATCTCATCTACGACATGACGACCTCCGGCTCCGGCTCTG GTTTACCTCTGCTCGTGCAAAGGACCATCGCCAGGACCATTGTCCTGCAGGAAATCGTAGGGAAAGGCCGGTTTGGTGAAGTCTGGCGTGGAAAGTGGTGTGGGGAGGATGTAGCTGTGAAAATCTTCTCCTCCAGAGACGAACGGTCCTGGTTCCGGGAGGCTGAGATTTACCAGACTGTGATGCTGAGGCACGAGAACATCCTGGGCTTTATTGCTGCTGACAACAAGG ATAATGGGACGTGGACTCAGCTCTGGCTTGTCTCTGAGTACCACGAGCAGGGCTCCCTGTTTGACTACCTGAACAGAGGGACGGTGACAGTGCAGGGCATGGTCAGGCTGGCACTGTCAGTGGCCAGTGGCCTGGCCCACCTCCACATGGAGATCGTCGGCACACAAG GCAAGCCTGCCATTGCCCACCGAGACCTGAAATCCAAGAACATCCTGGTGAAGAGGAATGAGAGCTGTGCCATCGCTGACCTGGGACTGGCGGTGAAGCACGACTCAGTGCTGAACACCATTGACATCCCCCAGAACCCCAGGGTGGGGACACGGAG GTACATGGCTCCTGAGATCCTGGATGACGTGATGAACACCAGCATCTTTGAGTCCTTCAAGCGTGCAGACATCTACTCTCTGGGGCTGGTGTACTGGGAGATCGCCCGGAGATGCTCAGTTGGAG GAATCACAGAGGAATACCAGCTGCCTTACTACGACGTGGTACCTTCCGATCCCTCGATAGAAGACATGAGAAGGGTGGTTTGTGAGCAGAAGCTCAGGCCAAATATTCCAAACCAGTGGCAAAGCTGTGAG GCGCTGCGGGCCATGGGCCGGGTGATGCGGGAGTGCTGGCACGGCAGCGGGGCCGCCCGCCTCACCGCCCTGCGCGTCAAGAAAAccatctcccagctctgcctgcagaccCACGGCAAGGCCTGA